The Cloacibacillus sp. An23 genomic interval GGCGTCTTCGCCTCCATGTGCGACGGCATCGGCATGGGGCTCGGCTTCACATGCTCGCTGACTCTCATCGGCTGCATCCGCGAGCTCCTCGGCAACGGCACGATATTCGGCGCGGCCATACTCCCGCCCGACATATACGCGCCGGCGCTGCTCGTCATCCTCGCCCCCGGCGGCTTCATAACGCTCGGCATCCTCATGGCCTTCATACGCCACCTAAAAATGAGGAAAGAAGAAAAAGCGACAGGCGTCCAGTCGTCATACGACGGATGGCATGAACTCGACGCCTGCGGAGGCTGCGCCCTCAAAGGCATATGCCACGGCGGCACCGCCGGAAGCGTCTGCGCCAAAACGGAAAAGGAGGCCGGTAAGTAATGGGACTCGTCGCTCTGTTCGTGAGCTCCGTGCTCGTAAACAACATCCTGCTGGCCCGGTTCCTAGGCTGCTGCCCGTTCCTTGGCGTCTCCAGCCAGCTTGAGACCGCGAAAGGCATGGGCATAGCCGTCGTATTCGTCACCACCTTTGCGGCGATAATGACATGGCTGGCCTACAACTTCATCCTCGTCCCGCTCGGGCTGGAATACCTCTACACGCTCGCGTTCATACTGATAATCGCGGCCCTGGTACAGTTCGTCGAAACCGTGCTCAAAAAAATGATGCCAGGACTCTATAAATCCCTCGGCATCTTCCTGCCGCTCATCACGACGAACTGCGCCGTCCTCGGCGTCGCCGTCATCAACATGAACGAAAACTACAACTTCATCTACTCCGTAGTCAACGCCTTCGGCTCGTCGGCGGGCTTCCTGCTCGCCATCGTTCTCATGGCCGGCATACGCGAGAAGATCGAAATGAACGCGGAAATGCCGCGCTGCATGCGCGGGCTGCCGATAGCCCTCGTCACGGCGGGCCTCATGTCGATAGCCTTCATGGGCTTCAGCGGCCTCATCAAATAGGAGGGACGGACATGGAAGGAATACTCTACCCGACACTTGTAATGGGCGGCCTCGGCGTCATCTTCGGCGCGCTGCTCGCCTTCGCGTCGGAAAAATTCTTCGTCGCTGTCGACGAACGCCAGAGCAAAATACGTGAAATACTCCCC includes:
- a CDS encoding electron transport complex subunit E — its product is MINPLKIIKNGILTENPTFVLVLGMCPTIAVTTSAINGIGMGLAATAVLMGSNMAISAIRKCIPDEIRIPAFIVVIAGFVTVVQLLISAYAPALNRSLGIFIPLIVVNCIILARAEAFAYKNGVFASMCDGIGMGLGFTCSLTLIGCIRELLGNGTIFGAAILPPDIYAPALLVILAPGGFITLGILMAFIRHLKMRKEEKATGVQSSYDGWHELDACGGCALKGICHGGTAGSVCAKTEKEAGK
- the rsxA gene encoding electron transport complex subunit RsxA is translated as MGLVALFVSSVLVNNILLARFLGCCPFLGVSSQLETAKGMGIAVVFVTTFAAIMTWLAYNFILVPLGLEYLYTLAFILIIAALVQFVETVLKKMMPGLYKSLGIFLPLITTNCAVLGVAVINMNENYNFIYSVVNAFGSSAGFLLAIVLMAGIREKIEMNAEMPRCMRGLPIALVTAGLMSIAFMGFSGLIK